The segment TTGTCCCTGACAAAATCGATCCTTGCTCAAGCCGTGCTTCTCTCTGGGAGGTGTTCGTCTGACAAGAGTCGGGTGTCGGGTGCTACCTAAGACCAACCCTCCAACCCCCAAAACCACCACAACAACGGTTAATGCGTATGAGTTACGACCCACAGTTCCCCAAACGAAAACTCACAGGAGATGAAACTGAATACCTTTTTATGGAGAAGATCGCTGAGGAGTTTGGTGGTGCAGCACAGTCCACAATCTCTCTGGAGGAAGGCAATGCCCCTAAGTTTGCCCACCCCAGTATAATCGACGACGCTGGCCCCCGTTACTCTGTTTCCCCCGACTTCGTGTTTTACCTCCCTCACTACCCCAAAGGCTTCACAACACAGGCTCAGGTGAAACGGAAGAAGGTCTACGGCCCCTCTGACGAACCGTTCATTTACCTAGATGAGAAAGAGCTTCACCGCCTGAACCGTGCTGCCGACTACTTTGATCTTCTGTTCGTCATTCATCTACCGGACGCAGCAAATACCGATGGTTCCGTAGCGGAGTGGCTGTGGGTTGACGCTGAAGACCTCAAAGCAACCCGCCTTCATCAAAGAACCGTCGCTAGGAAGAAGACTTTCCTCATCCCCCTGACCCTTTTCAAACCCTTCACCGCCCTATCTGAAAGGATTCCGTATGTGCCAGCAAACACCAACACTCCGCCAGCGTATGAACGCCCACGAACGCAAACTCATTGAGGAGGCAATCACCCGCTTCCCCCGTCGAAAAGATCAGGAGGAATTTCTAGGCCTTCCCCACATGACCTACTACCGGAAGCTCAAATATCACCAGTTGATTTAATGCACAGCGGCGCTGTCACCCTTTAAATTCCAAATCCGTCAACCCATCTCCAGAGCCGTATCCCGTTACTCACGGGTGCGGCTTTTCCGTTGGGGATAGGGGCTACGCTATCCTATTCGTGTCGCCTTAGGAGGTCGTCAATACAACCCGTCAACTCAAATCTAGCCGTTTGCGATCTGGGGTGGTTTGACATGTTTCTGTAAACCAACTCACCCCCTGCCTTGCCACCTTTACAACGCAGTCCTCATAGCTATCGCCAGCCTCCACGGGCATAGCCACTTAGGTGCTGCCTAATTGGGAAACCTCATAGGGCAAATGAAGCTGCTCCTCTCTTTCTGCGGCTTCCCAAAGAGCTTCTGCCAAATCCCGTGTCTCTTCAGGGGTTATGATATCCATCATCTCTCTAGACCCTTCAGGTAGGGGTGTTCGATCTTATCAACAGCCTCTTTTAACTTTCGGAGGGATGTCCCGTAGCCGTACGCTCCCGCGACCTTCCCTCTGTCGTGACCGAAAAGATCGTTGCTTACGTTGGCCTGCACATTGGCTTCTATGAGCTTATCCTTCAGTGATCCTCGCATGGAGTGACTGGTAAATCGTCCCGGACCTACGGGGGCCATTCCATAGAGGTTCACTTTGCGTAACCAATATCCACAGACCTCTGATGCGCGGCTCTTCCCGTTGTTCTTTACGGCAAAGTCGAACAGCCTTCCATTTTTGCCTAGGGGGCGGTCCATCAACCGTTTGATCGTGGGGAGGATGACTTCTGGAATAGGCACCTGCCGCTTTGAGCTGTCAGTCTTCACCACCGCTACCCGCAGGTCAAAATAAGGAGGGTTGTCTTCTAGCCGAACCTGATCCTGCCTTAATAGGGCAGCCTCGTCTGTTCTCATGCCCGTAGTAATCAAAATTGCCCAGAGTATGCGTACATTCTCTGGCAAACCAACGACCCTGAATAGAGCTGCCAGCTGCGCATCATTTAACGGCCTGTAGTGGCGGCTCTTCGTTCCGACGTCCCTCAGCTTCAGACCGAATAGCGGGTTCTGATCCAATAGACCTTCCTCTGTGGCGAATTGGAGAAGCCTAGAGACTCCTGTCAGTCGGCTCTTTATTGTCTTTTCGGCTTTTCCTTGCGCGGCCAAAGCTTTGGCAAACTCGCGTCCGTGTTTCTGTTGAATATCCCTGAGAGGAAGATTACCCACCGTTTTGACGAACTGGGGTACAAAGGTAAGCCACTCATCCATTGTTTTCTGTCTAAGACCATCGTTCTGAACGCGACCCCGCAGATGCTTCTCAAACTCTAATAGCACATCCTCGATAGTCTGTTGGCCATTCGGCTGGTCATTCAACAGCACCTTCCTCAGGCCCCTCAGGTGCTGTTCAACGTCTTCTTCTGAGAGCCTAGTGCCACGGTTACGACGGATGAGTTCCAAATCCGCAAGGCTTACCGCCTGTACTGTGTGGGCATTGGCCTGCACCCGCCTTGCGGCATTGTAGATGGCTTCAAATGCCTGCCGCTTCTCACCAACGTCTTTCGGTGGCTGGCTGAGAGGGATTTCTACAATGTCGTTGACGTCATCGACCCATTCCCCACGGTAGAACGTGTCCTCCAGACATAGGGATTCGACGGCTTTGCGATAGGGGCTACCGGGTTCCCATAAGGTAGAGGACTCAAACTTGCGCATGATCTCCTGACGCATCTGCGCTTCAACGTCGTGCTGCCGTGCTTCCGCTATACGTTTGTCGGTTGTCCCGGCGGACTTGCGATGTTGATTCCGACCGAACGCATTTCTAGCCCACTGCGGCACAGTCATCTGGACCTGCCAATTTCCGCCTCTTTTCCGTTGAACCAGCGTTGCGGGATGCCACTCTAAAGCCTTCACACACACCTCCGTAATGTCACAAATAATGTCTTCCGTAGTGCGTACCCTGCTGGGTAAGCCCCTATAAATAAGACAATATGGGGATTAAGAGGTCAATGGAGGCGAGTACCGGAATCGAACCGGTGTACACGGATTTGCAATCCGCTGCGTAACCACTCCGCCAACTCGCCGACCGGTGGTTTTTGCTTGCTATCCGATCAGCTTTGCGGCCGCAAGACGTATGATGCTCGAAAGTGAACCAAGTGGGCGTTGCTGAGCGCTGCGGGATGTGGCACATCTGGGGACGATAGAATCTGAACGGATGAGTTTACCCGATGAGTGATTTCACCGCACGACGCATTATGATGGTCGATACACAAGTACGCCCTTCGGATGTGACGAAGTTCCCGATCATTGACGCGATGCTCAGCATTCCGCGCGAATCCTTCGTGCCTGCGGCCAGTCGCGAAGCGGCCTACATGGGCGAAAACCTCGCGTTGGGGCAGGGGCGTGTCCTGCTTGAGCCGCGGACTTTGGCGAAAATGCTGGATGCGCTGGCGATTTCCAATGCGGAGCTGGTACTCGATATCGGCTGCGGGATGGGATATTCGGCGGCGGTGATCGCCCATATGGCCGAAGCTGTGGTTGCCGTGGAGGAAGACGAATCCATGGCGCAAGAAGCGGTCGAGGCATTGATGCAGGAAGGCGCGGACAACGTTGTCGTCCATACCGGTGCATTGGCCGAGGGCGCTGCCGGTCACGGTCCTTATGACGTCGTTATTATCGAGGGCGGCGTAAGCGATGTACCGCCTGCGATCCTTGAACAGCTCAAGGAAGGTGGTCGCATTGCGGCGCTCTTTATGGAAGACGCATTGGGCGAAGTACGTATCGGTCATAAACGCGGCGGACAGATCAGCTGGCGCATGGCTTTCAATGCTGCCGCACCGGTGTTGGATGGTTTCAAATCCGCGCCAGCATTCCAGTTCTGAAGCGACACAGCAATAACGAGGTCTGCCAAAGGCAGGCGGTGGTGTAACAACAAAGAGGTCACGAGACCCATGCGGATCGACAAAATGCCTATCGGAATGCGCCTGCTGGCCAAAACCTGTACTCTGGGCGCGTTTGCGCTTGGTCTGGCCGTCATGTCGCCACGCGCGTCGACTGCGGAAACTCTGGCCGATGCGTTGGTCGGGGCCTATACCCACTCCGGCCTGCTGGATCAGAACCGCGCCTTGTTGCGGGCCGCTGACGAAGATGTCGCCAGCGCTGTTGCCACTCTCAAACCTGTCTTGCGCTGGTCCACCAGCCTGTCGCAAACTTTTGGTCGGGTGCGCACGGGATCAAGCTCCCTTATCATCGACAACGATGATTTGACCGCAGCTGTTAGTCTTGCTGCTGAGCTGGTGCTCTATGACTTCGGATCGCGTCAATTGCGCGTCGACGCGGCCAAGGAAACCGTTCTGGCCACCCGCGAGGCCTTGGTCGACATCGAACAGCAGGTGCTGTTTCGCGCAGTGCGTGCCTATATGGGCGTGGTCGAAGCGAACGAAGTTGTCGCTTTGCGTCAAAACAACGTGCGTTTGCTGACGCAGGAATTGCGCGCCGCTCAAGACCGCTTTGAAGTGGGGGAAGTGACCCGCACTGATGTGGCTTTGGCGCAGGCACAGCTGGCACAGGCCCGCAGCGGGCTGGCCGCCGCTCAGGGCGCGCTGGTTTCAGCTGTAGAGGAATATCGCAACGTGGTCGGCCGCAAACCGGGCAATCTGCGCCAGCCATCAAGCCTGCCAAAGCTCGAATCAAGTGTGGAGAAGGCCAAGGCCATTGCCGTGCGTCGCCACCCGTCCTTGTTGGGCGCACAACATCAGGTCGCCGCAGCGGATCTGCTGGTGCGGGCAACCGAGGCCGATATGAAGCCGCAGTTCAGTCTGACCGGCCGGTTGAGTGTGACCGAAAACCTGGGCACCAGCGAATTCAATCGCGGTGGTTCTGTCGGCATTGAAGCGGGGCAAACCATTTATCAGGGTGGGGCATTGTCCGCGACCAACCGTCAGGCCAAAGCGCGCGCCGATGCGCAGCGCGGCAACCTACATGTGGTGCGCCACGATGTGCAGCAGAATGTGGGCGACGCTTACGCGCAGCTGACCACAGTGCAGGCACAGCTTGCGGCGTCCGAACGTCAGGTGCGCGCGGCCAGCATCGCCTTTCGCGGAATCCGCGAAGAGGCCGCTTTGGGCTCTCGCACGACGCTGGACGTATTGGATGCAGAACAATCACTGCTGGATGCGCGGTCCTTACAGGTGTCGGCGCGGGTAAGTGTTTACGTCGCGGCCTACGGCATTTTGGTTTCGACAGGGCGGCTTACCGCCAAGGATTTGCGCCTGCCGGTTCAGATGTATGATCCCGTCGAATATTATAATCTGGTCAAGGACAGCCCGGCGAAACGCTCCAAACAGGGGCAAAAGCTGGACCGTGTGTTGCGGGCGCTGCAAAAAGACTGACAATTTTCTACGACCCATTGTGCGAAACTCTATCTGGGGTTAGCCTGCGCACGAGAAAAGAGTGGTAAATTCAATGTCCGACCCGGTCACAAACGCTGAGGTAGAGGATGTTCTGTCATCGATCCGACGTCTGGTTTCGGAAGACAAACGTCCTGTTCAGGTAGCAAAATCCGAACCCAAGACGGCTGTGTTCCGCCACGCCGAAGCGGCGCCGTCAGAACCTAAACCAGATCGTTTGGTTCTGACACCTGCGCTGCGCGTGACAGAGGCACCAAGTGCAAAGGCATCCGCCGATGCGGATACGGGTTCAGACGTCGACATTAACAAGCTGGTCGCGGACGATACGCCGCTTGATGTCTTTGCCCCGCGTGCGGTGGCGATGCCTGAGCCGCCGCAAGACGATGCTGATATACTCGTCTTTGATGATGTGCCCGAGGAAGAGCTGTTTGACGATCCGGCCCATGATTATTCGACCGATCCGTATAATTTCGACGATGAAACGGACGATGATGGCGAGGGCCACGCGCAGGATGGCGGTAGATCGCAAGCATCTGTAACAGAAGAAATTCCTCACGATACTGGCGAAGATGACGCCACCGAAATCTCCGAAACAGCCATTCTGATGCAACCGCAAGAACCGCAGCAGGACGAGCAGGACGCGCCCCGCGCGGATGCCAAACCGGCACCGCCGAAGGGGCAGGGCATGGGCACGTCCATGGCGTCAGATAAATCCATTGCATTGACGGCGAAAATTGCTGCTTTGGAAACCGCGATTGGGCAAATTTCAGAAACGTGGGAACCTGATGACGCAGGCGAAAGCGACTATGCCGGCAGCGAAGGTGAAGCCATGGCATGGGAGGATGACGCCCCTGAACAGCCAATCCTGTCAAAATCGCTGGCTTTCGGCAAGGAACAGCAAAACAAGGCGGAGCCATCCGAAGAGACCGAATCTCTTGAGGTAATGGAATCGCAGCTGGAAGAGTTTTTCGCAAAGTCCGAAACCAGCAAGGACACCGCCGAGACCGCGGTGGAGCCTCCCGCCGCTGAAGAAGCGTCACACACTGAAAAGACCTCAGCATTTCAGGACAAGGACGCGTTTGAATTCCCCGCTGAAGAGCAGCTGATCGACGAAGAAGTCCTTCGTGATCTGGTGTCGGACATCGTGCGCGCCGAGCTTCAAGGAGCCCTGGGCGAGCGTATCACCCGCAACGTGCGCAAACTGGTACGTCGCGAAATCCATCGCGCATTGGCCGCGCAGGATCTGGAATAGGTTGGCAGCCGGTAGGCGGAGTTAAACCGCGCTGGCGATATCCAGCAGCCGATCAATATCAAAGAACTTTTCAACATGATCGGCGAGGGCGTCCAGCGTTTCCTCGACGCCCTCGTCAAAGTCGAGCGTGGAATGCACCCCCAACTCTGACAAAAACGCACGGCGAAAACTGTCGGCGTTGAACAGCCCGTGCATGTAACAACCTTGCACCTTTCCGTTCGGGCTTGCCGCTCCTTCATCCTTGCCGTCAAACTGCAGCCACGCGCGATCGGTATCCGCGCCGGTGGTTTCACCGATGTGGATCTCATAGCCGGACAGATTTGTTCCGCTGGTGGGATGGTGCCCTTGCTTGAGGGACAGGTGTTTGATTGGGGCCATCTCTGTCGCGACATTCAGATGTCCCAATCCGGACACTGTGGCCGGTGCCCCTTCGATCCCAAGGGGATCTGCGATGCTTTTCCCCAACATTTGATAGCCACCACACAACCCCAAGACACGCCCGCCCCTGCGAATATGTGCCGCAATATCAATGTCCCAGCCTTCGGTCCGCAGGGCGGCAAGATCAGCAATGGTCGCTTTGCTCCCGACCAAAAGCACCAAATCGGCATCTGCGGGCAGGGGCGATCCCGGCATGATGATGCGCAAATCGACACCCGGCTCAGCGGCAAGCGGATCAAGATCGTCAAAGTTCGAGATGCGCGGCAATCTGGGCACGGCAATCACGCACCCTGTGCCGCTTGAACGGGAGCGTGAAGGCAGGTCCATCACATCCTCTGCGGGCAACTTGTGCGCCGCATCGAACCATGGGATCACCCCAAGGCTGGGCCAGCCGGTGCGCCGCGCGATATCATCGCGGCCTGCGTCAAACAGGCTGCGGTCACCGCGAAATTTGTTAACTGCAAAGCCGCGCACCATGGCGTTGTCGGCGGCATTCATCACGGCTTGCGTGCCGACGATCTGGGCAATCACACCGCCCCGATCAATATCACCCATCAGGACTACCGGCACATTGGCCGCCGTCGCGAACCCCATGTTGGCGATATCCCCTTCGCGCAGATTGGTTTCGGCGGGGCTGCCTGCGCCCTCGACAACGATCAGGTCGCATTGCGCCGCCAAGCGCTGAAACGACTCTAGCACGGCAGGCATCAACGCGGCTTTGTTCTTTCCAAAGGCTGCCGCGTCCTGATGGCCGGCAATCTGCCCCTGCACAATCACCTGCGCCCCTGTGGTGGACTGCGGCTTTAACAGGATCGGGTTCATATCGGTATGGGGTTCAACGCCGGATGCGCGAGCTTGCAAAGCTTGGGCGCGACCGATTTCGCCGCCATCCGATGTCACCGCAGCATTGTTCGACATGTTCTGTGGCTTGAAGGGGCGCACGTCCATCCCGCGCCGCGAACAGGCGCGCAGAATTCCTGCGACGATCATCGACTTGCCGACATTACTGCCGGTGCCTTGAATCATGATAGCTTTGGTCATGGGGCGCACCTGTCTGGTTTCAGTGCAAACTGGCGTAGTTTTCTGCGGTGTGAAAGGGGGCAGTTGCGGTCCGTTTTGCGCAAGAACTGCGCTGCCATCTGCCCACAAAAAAACGCAGCCCGAAGGCTGCGTCCATCGTCCCGAAAACGGGATATATGATCAGGCGGCTTCGGCCTGTTGTGCGGCGTGGCGACGCTCGGATTCTTCGCGGGACAAAGCGACAGAGGTGCGCACACCCTTGCCAACAAAGTCCATCAATCCGGTTACAACGCGCTCGTTCGGGTCAATGCCCGCACAGCTCAGCACTTCGCGGCCATCGCGCGAACGCGCCCAGCGGGCGATCTGTTCCGGGCCATTGCCGTATTTCTTGTCATCTGCAATTGCATCGTCCAACGCAGCAAGTACTACCGCTGCAAAGAGTTTGCGGGCGCGGTTGCCTTGCTCGTTATTGAAAGCGGTGCCGTCAACGAAATCTCTCAACTCGTCGTCCTTTCGATTATTCTTGCTCTTGTCATTCAGGCTTGTCGGTTCTTATGGATCATCTTCAACGATTCGGATACATCTTATTCACATAGCAGCCATGCCACAGGCGCATAACGTCGGGTTTTCGACCGCGATATATCGTGCGCTTGCAGGGTGCCACTACGCGAGATATAGGGTGCGTTATACATTCATCAACCTTTTGCCTTGGTTTTGCCTCATGCCTAAAATTAACGGAAACGAGATTCGCCCCGGAAACGTTCTGGAGCATAACGGCGGCCTTTGGGCTGCGGTTAAAGTCGACCACGTCAAGCCCGGAAAGGGCGGCGCTTTTGCCCAGGTCGAGATGCGCAACTTGCGTAACGGGTCAAAATTGAACGAACGCTTTCGCTCTGCCGACAAGGTTGAAAAAGTGCGTCTGGAACAAAAAGATCAACAATTTCTCTATGAAGACAGTGGGATGCTGGTTTTGATGGACACGGACACCTACGATCAGGTCCAGTTGCCATCCGAGCTTTTGGGCGAACGCCGCCCCTTCTTGCAAGATGGGATGATGGTCGTCGTGGAGTACCACGAAGACGAGGCGCTGAACGCGTCCTTGCCGCAGAAAGTGATCTGCAAGATTGCTGAAACGGAGCCGGTTGTTAAAGGTCAGACGGCCGCAAATTCTTTCAAACCGGCCGTTTTGGACAACGGTGTTAAGGTTTCAGTGCCGCCATTCGTTGGTCAGGACGAAGATATCGTGGTGAATACCGAGACAATGGAATACGTCGAACGGGCGTGAAACGGGCCGTGTGGCACCGATTTCTTTACGCGACGTAATATTCTGTTAAGTTTTGAAAAGCCCCGCCTGCGCCTCCCGCAGCGGGGCTTTTGTTTGGATTTTACTTATTTTCGGATGGATTCTCCCAAGTGACCTGTGCTGATCCGGCCTCCATCGGGGCGGTGGCGCGGTCAAATCGCAGATATGCGATGCCTTTCCCGTCTGATTGAGTGAACAGGGTGCCCGCCGTCTTGCCGTTCGCCGTCAGCTCCGTGCCCTGCGGCGCCTGTCCGTCGACGGTCACCTGCGCCAACCCTTTTCGCAATTCGGTCTTGTGTTTCATCCGCGCCGTCACCTCTTGGCCGACGTAACACCCTTTGCGGAAATCAACCCCATTTAGCCGTTCGAAACCGGCTTCCAGAATAAAGGTATCCGGTGTCAGCTCGATCATGGTTTCGGGCAGGATATGCGTCACGCGCAGGGCATCCCAGTCGACAGTATCTTCTTGCTGGGGCGGGCTGCGATACGCCCGCCAGCCGAGTTCCGGCACACGCGGGTCGGCAAACCCGTCATCAGGTACCGCACCCAAACCCCGATGCAGATGCAGGCCGGCGGTTTCAATGGTGACGGCTGCACGCAACTTATACATTGTCAGCCGTTGGGTCAGCATATCACCCAGACTTTCGGCCACGTCCAAAAGCACCGCGTCGCCGTCCGGCACCATAAAGAAATCTGCCAGATACTTTCCCTGCGGCGTGAGCAATGCGGCATAGACCATACCGTTCTTCAGTTTGGTCACATCATTGGTCACAAGCCCTTGCAGGAAATCATGTGTATCGGTCCCACTCAGGCGCAGGATGCGGCGGTTGGTCATGGGTTCTGTCCTTTCTAGGTGCAGATGCGATATAGTGTTCCCACGTCACATCAAAAGGGGCAAGCATGCGCGCACCGATCTCGGTCATCATTCCAACTTTGAATTCAGAACATGGCCTGCCCAGATGTCTGGGCGGGTTGATGGAGGGTGTCGAAGCGGGGCTGATCCGCGAGTTGATCGTCAGCGATGGCGGCTCGGATGATGCAACCGGCGCGATTGCGCAGGCGTGGGGAGCCGAGGTATTCCACGGCGAAGCCTCGCGCGGGGGGCAATTGAAACGCGGCTGCGCACAGGCCGCAGGCGATTGGTTACTGGTGCTGCACAGCGATACCGTTTTGCAAAAAGGATGGGCTGCTCAGGTGCAGGCACATTTGGCCCATCCTGATCGGGCTGCCTATTTTCGCCTGTCATTCGACCGCAAGGGCCTTGCCGCGCGCACCGTCGCGGGCTGGGCGAACCTGCGCAGCCGCTTTGGACTGCCTTACGGCGATCAGGCTTTGTTGATCGCCACGCCTCTTTATACGCAAGTAGGTGGCTATCCTGACCAGCCTTTGATGGAGGACGTGAGCATCGCGCGCTCCCTCAAAGGCAAGTTGGTTGAACTGGACGCTGTGGCGCAGACCAGCGCCGAAAAATATGTCCGGCAAGGGTGGATCAGACGGGGCCTGCGCAACCTTTCAACCCTGATCCGTTATTTCGCCGGTGCCGATGTCACAGCACTTGCAGCACGCTATCGGCGTTAACCGAACAGCCGACGCCAAAAACCGGTTTTGGACGTCTGGGCGGATTTTTTGCGGGTTTTGCGGTGGTGTTTCGCACGTGGCTCCGAAACCTGCCGCCCGTTTTTGAATTGCAACCGGTAAAGGTCGGCGTACAGACCGCCACGTTCAAGCAACGCGTCATGGGTGCCAGCGTCGACGGCGCGGCCCTTATCCAGCACCACGATGTTTTGCGCATTGCGGATCGTCGCAAGACGATGCGCGATCACAAGAGTGGTGCGGCCCTTGGAAAGGCGGTCAAGGGCGGCCTGCACCACCTGTTCGGATTGCGCATCGAGCGCGCTGGTGGCTTCGTCCAGCAACAGGATCGGCGTATCGCGCAGCAAGGCGCGGGCGATCACCACGCGCTGGCGCTGCCCGCCCGACAGGGCAGAACCGCGCGGGCCCACCAACGTATCAAGGCCGTTTTCCAGATTGGGCAGAAAATCCGCGACATGGGCCGCTTCCAGAACCTCTTGCAGGCGGGCCTCTGTCACGCTTTTCCGGTCCAGCACGATGTTTTCGCGCAGATTGGCGTCGAACAACAAGGCCTCTTGCGTCACCACGGAAAAGAGGTTGCGCAGGTCGGTCAGTTTGAGGTCTGTTGTGGCAACCCCGCCCAACGTGGCCTGACCGCTTTGGGGA is part of the Sulfitobacter geojensis genome and harbors:
- a CDS encoding tyrosine-type recombinase/integrase, producing MKALEWHPATLVQRKRGGNWQVQMTVPQWARNAFGRNQHRKSAGTTDKRIAEARQHDVEAQMRQEIMRKFESSTLWEPGSPYRKAVESLCLEDTFYRGEWVDDVNDIVEIPLSQPPKDVGEKRQAFEAIYNAARRVQANAHTVQAVSLADLELIRRNRGTRLSEEDVEQHLRGLRKVLLNDQPNGQQTIEDVLLEFEKHLRGRVQNDGLRQKTMDEWLTFVPQFVKTVGNLPLRDIQQKHGREFAKALAAQGKAEKTIKSRLTGVSRLLQFATEEGLLDQNPLFGLKLRDVGTKSRHYRPLNDAQLAALFRVVGLPENVRILWAILITTGMRTDEAALLRQDQVRLEDNPPYFDLRVAVVKTDSSKRQVPIPEVILPTIKRLMDRPLGKNGRLFDFAVKNNGKSRASEVCGYWLRKVNLYGMAPVGPGRFTSHSMRGSLKDKLIEANVQANVSNDLFGHDRGKVAGAYGYGTSLRKLKEAVDKIEHPYLKGLER
- a CDS encoding protein-L-isoaspartate O-methyltransferase family protein produces the protein MSDFTARRIMMVDTQVRPSDVTKFPIIDAMLSIPRESFVPAASREAAYMGENLALGQGRVLLEPRTLAKMLDALAISNAELVLDIGCGMGYSAAVIAHMAEAVVAVEEDESMAQEAVEALMQEGADNVVVHTGALAEGAAGHGPYDVVIIEGGVSDVPPAILEQLKEGGRIAALFMEDALGEVRIGHKRGGQISWRMAFNAAAPVLDGFKSAPAFQF
- a CDS encoding TolC family outer membrane protein — its product is MRIDKMPIGMRLLAKTCTLGAFALGLAVMSPRASTAETLADALVGAYTHSGLLDQNRALLRAADEDVASAVATLKPVLRWSTSLSQTFGRVRTGSSSLIIDNDDLTAAVSLAAELVLYDFGSRQLRVDAAKETVLATREALVDIEQQVLFRAVRAYMGVVEANEVVALRQNNVRLLTQELRAAQDRFEVGEVTRTDVALAQAQLAQARSGLAAAQGALVSAVEEYRNVVGRKPGNLRQPSSLPKLESSVEKAKAIAVRRHPSLLGAQHQVAAADLLVRATEADMKPQFSLTGRLSVTENLGTSEFNRGGSVGIEAGQTIYQGGALSATNRQAKARADAQRGNLHVVRHDVQQNVGDAYAQLTTVQAQLAASERQVRAASIAFRGIREEAALGSRTTLDVLDAEQSLLDARSLQVSARVSVYVAAYGILVSTGRLTAKDLRLPVQMYDPVEYYNLVKDSPAKRSKQGQKLDRVLRALQKD
- a CDS encoding cobyric acid synthase — translated: MTKAIMIQGTGSNVGKSMIVAGILRACSRRGMDVRPFKPQNMSNNAAVTSDGGEIGRAQALQARASGVEPHTDMNPILLKPQSTTGAQVIVQGQIAGHQDAAAFGKNKAALMPAVLESFQRLAAQCDLIVVEGAGSPAETNLREGDIANMGFATAANVPVVLMGDIDRGGVIAQIVGTQAVMNAADNAMVRGFAVNKFRGDRSLFDAGRDDIARRTGWPSLGVIPWFDAAHKLPAEDVMDLPSRSRSSGTGCVIAVPRLPRISNFDDLDPLAAEPGVDLRIIMPGSPLPADADLVLLVGSKATIADLAALRTEGWDIDIAAHIRRGGRVLGLCGGYQMLGKSIADPLGIEGAPATVSGLGHLNVATEMAPIKHLSLKQGHHPTSGTNLSGYEIHIGETTGADTDRAWLQFDGKDEGAASPNGKVQGCYMHGLFNADSFRRAFLSELGVHSTLDFDEGVEETLDALADHVEKFFDIDRLLDIASAV
- a CDS encoding DUF6280 family protein, with product MRDFVDGTAFNNEQGNRARKLFAAVVLAALDDAIADDKKYGNGPEQIARWARSRDGREVLSCAGIDPNERVVTGLMDFVGKGVRTSVALSREESERRHAAQQAEAA
- the efp gene encoding elongation factor P, whose protein sequence is MPKINGNEIRPGNVLEHNGGLWAAVKVDHVKPGKGGAFAQVEMRNLRNGSKLNERFRSADKVEKVRLEQKDQQFLYEDSGMLVLMDTDTYDQVQLPSELLGERRPFLQDGMMVVVEYHEDEALNASLPQKVICKIAETEPVVKGQTAANSFKPAVLDNGVKVSVPPFVGQDEDIVVNTETMEYVERA
- a CDS encoding YgfZ/GcvT domain-containing protein, coding for MTNRRILRLSGTDTHDFLQGLVTNDVTKLKNGMVYAALLTPQGKYLADFFMVPDGDAVLLDVAESLGDMLTQRLTMYKLRAAVTIETAGLHLHRGLGAVPDDGFADPRVPELGWRAYRSPPQQEDTVDWDALRVTHILPETMIELTPDTFILEAGFERLNGVDFRKGCYVGQEVTARMKHKTELRKGLAQVTVDGQAPQGTELTANGKTAGTLFTQSDGKGIAYLRFDRATAPMEAGSAQVTWENPSENK
- a CDS encoding TIGR04283 family arsenosugar biosynthesis glycosyltransferase; its protein translation is MRAPISVIIPTLNSEHGLPRCLGGLMEGVEAGLIRELIVSDGGSDDATGAIAQAWGAEVFHGEASRGGQLKRGCAQAAGDWLLVLHSDTVLQKGWAAQVQAHLAHPDRAAYFRLSFDRKGLAARTVAGWANLRSRFGLPYGDQALLIATPLYTQVGGYPDQPLMEDVSIARSLKGKLVELDAVAQTSAEKYVRQGWIRRGLRNLSTLIRYFAGADVTALAARYRR